A section of the Oryzias latipes chromosome 10, ASM223467v1 genome encodes:
- the LOC111948013 gene encoding uncharacterized protein LOC111948013, with translation MHDYMEAVSEPFLMEEEDFPALPCTPTASPAGKLRKVTETETEAVLSQLSSLTQLINSRSDTLEKLISGNSREISEMKKAVQENSMQISAVKDSVDVVCTEISDMKNRVVHAEAQLEKYKTIVETQEKRISQLESYSRRWNLKLRGLAEKENQNVRQEVIQICQSVLPEAKDKLPDVVDTVHRLGPKRPNNNQPRGIIIQFTARIHRDAVWRAAKKSAFLKEHNLRMAEDLSAEDRERRNRLWPAVEKARRENKLAFFVGGRAFVNGKEILPP, from the exons ATGCATGACTACATGGAGGCAGTTTCGGAACCATTCCTAATGGAAGAAGAAGACTTCCCTGCTCTTCCCTGCACACCCACTGCTTCCCCAGCTGGTAAGCTGAGAAAAGTCACAGAAACGGAGACAGAGGCTGTTCTTTCTCAACTCTCGTCACTTACACAATTGATAAACTCGAG GTCAGACACTCTGGAAAAGTTAATTAGCGGCAACTCCAGAGAGATCTCTGAGATGAAAAAAGCTGTGCAGGAGAACTCCATGCAAATCTCAGCTGTAAAAGACTCCGTTGATGTTGTTTGCACTGAGATCAGTGACATGAAGAACAGAGTGGTCCACGCTGAGGCACAACTggagaaatataaaacaatCGTGGAAACACAGGAAAAAAGGATCTCCCAGCTGGAAAGCTACTCCCGCCGCTGGAATCTGAAACTTCGCGGTTTGgctgagaaagaaaatcagaaCGTGCGGCAAGAAGTGATCCAGATCTGCCAGTCTGTTCTACCGGAGGCGAAAGACAAACTCCCCGATGTTGTGGATACGGTACACAGACTCGGCCCGAAGAGACCGAACAACAACCAACCGAGAGGGATCATCATCCAGTTCACTGCGAGGATTCACCGCGATGCTGTCTGGCGCGCTGCAAAGAAATCTGCCTTCCTGAAAGAACACAACCTGAGGATGGCGGAGGATCTGTCTGCTGAGGACCGCGAACGGAGAAACCGACTGTGGCCGGCCGTGGAGAAAGCCAGGAGGGAGAACAAGCTGGCGTTCTTTGTTGGAGGACGTGCCTTTGTGAATGGTAAAGAAATCCTGCCGCCTTAA